In candidate division WOR-3 bacterium, the following proteins share a genomic window:
- a CDS encoding kelch repeat-containing protein → MVVWHDFCLNIKEMRDMIITALILLLSLFGFSQEWHYRRQLNFPRTGLSCQVVNGRIYAIGGKTERQVLGICEEYDPVRDTWVVKRPMPTPRYGAVSGVWENKIYVIGGDTSPFFSSPTNVIEVYDPERDTWEKINSFLPTPRSGIGGCALGPYIFIMGGSKRGEHVTDTVEVYDILGNSWLIKKSMITPRMHFAAVAERRIYALGGLYQGPISLCEGYNESLDFWYPIRRLPCARFLTAGCAYEGKIFLIGGITGQGKPSNKVKFYIPEMDTWVEYPPINRARAGLGACTLNGEIYAIGGDSMGVPLGITEMTQPSGIGEEIKMVKGKRLITFWKGEKKFPLEKGEEMLNILGKKIFGERLKRGVYFLYRKGERFKRKIVIY, encoded by the coding sequence ATGGTAGTTTGGCACGATTTTTGCTTAAATATTAAAGAAATGAGAGATATGATTATTACCGCCTTAATTCTCCTCCTCTCCCTTTTCGGATTTTCCCAAGAATGGCATTACCGGAGGCAATTGAATTTTCCCCGCACCGGCCTTTCCTGTCAAGTAGTCAACGGTCGGATTTATGCCATTGGTGGTAAAACCGAAAGGCAGGTTTTGGGAATTTGTGAGGAATATGACCCGGTAAGGGATACTTGGGTGGTTAAGAGACCAATGCCCACCCCTCGTTATGGAGCGGTTTCTGGGGTCTGGGAGAATAAAATTTATGTGATTGGCGGCGATACCTCTCCGTTTTTTTCTTCCCCCACCAATGTCATTGAAGTTTATGACCCAGAAAGGGATACTTGGGAGAAGATAAATTCTTTCCTCCCTACTCCCCGTTCTGGAATTGGTGGTTGTGCCCTTGGTCCTTATATCTTTATCATGGGTGGATCAAAAAGAGGGGAGCATGTAACCGATACGGTTGAAGTTTATGATATCTTAGGAAATTCCTGGTTAATAAAGAAATCAATGATTACCCCCCGGATGCATTTTGCGGCGGTGGCAGAAAGAAGGATTTATGCCCTCGGGGGCTTATATCAAGGCCCAATTAGTTTGTGTGAAGGTTATAATGAGAGCCTTGATTTTTGGTATCCGATCAGAAGGCTTCCCTGCGCTCGCTTCTTAACAGCAGGGTGCGCCTATGAAGGAAAGATTTTTTTAATCGGTGGGATTACCGGTCAGGGAAAACCTTCAAATAAGGTTAAGTTTTATATCCCAGAGATGGACACTTGGGTTGAATATCCCCCAATCAATCGGGCAAGAGCGGGATTGGGTGCCTGCACCCTAAATGGTGAAATCTATGCCATTGGTGGTGATAGTATGGGTGTGCCATTAGGAATAACGGAAATGACCCAACCATCGGGGATAGGAGAGGAGATAAAAATGGTGAAGGGGAAAAGGTTAATTACCTTCTGGAAAGGGGAGAAGAAATTCCCCTTAGAGAAGGGAGAAGAAATGCTTAACATTTTAGGCAAGAAGATTTTTGGGGAAAGATTGAAAAGAGGGGTCTATTTTCTTTATCGGAAAGGGGAAAGGTTTAAAAGAAAAATTGTCATTTATTAG
- a CDS encoding serine/threonine-protein kinase yields MTKIYDFGEEEGIAFIISEYVPGETLEEIIKKKKTLPLEEVLRLGKEISDILARIHNKGILHRDIKPSNIILREDGQLKLTDFGLAQSFRIEKLTIEGEIIGTPAYMSPEQISGKAIDFRSDIFSLGVVLFELLTGENPFLAPTFTGVLHKILYEKTDLSGVPKEVRSLLSQMLAKDPNHRFSSAEEVNREIRLILKEPVSISLPQKTLYLPWRNIIFLLLILIFFLISLHSFLVRRRNALPQIKVGNSIPLEVIEQEKEEKSSPQLSLLPQEEKKGDKKREKKEEPPIPSSPRAKPDYGYLKIQVEPWADIYWENSYLGQTPFPFPIKLPIGKRKIKFSHPEFGVVEKEVEILPEETTHILFDFKTVLGGLKVIVEPWARIYLDGNDKGETPMSIIYLPPGRHELKVLNPNFPPYVETLEIKSGEIIERRIKW; encoded by the coding sequence GTGACAAAGATTTATGACTTTGGTGAGGAGGAAGGAATAGCATTTATCATTTCCGAATATGTGCCCGGGGAGACCTTAGAGGAAATTATTAAAAAGAAGAAAACTCTCCCTTTAGAGGAGGTTTTGCGCCTGGGAAAAGAAATTAGCGATATTTTAGCCCGCATCCATAATAAAGGAATCTTACATCGGGACATTAAACCATCAAATATCATTCTTAGAGAAGATGGGCAATTGAAACTTACCGATTTCGGTCTTGCCCAATCCTTCCGGATTGAAAAATTGACCATAGAAGGGGAAATCATCGGAACGCCGGCTTATATGTCACCCGAACAGATCTCGGGAAAAGCAATTGATTTCCGTTCCGATATCTTCTCCTTAGGGGTTGTCTTGTTTGAATTACTAACTGGAGAAAACCCCTTCCTCGCTCCTACCTTCACCGGGGTCTTACATAAGATTCTTTACGAAAAGACCGACCTCAGTGGTGTACCGAAAGAGGTGAGATCTCTCCTATCTCAGATGTTGGCTAAAGACCCAAATCACCGTTTCTCTTCGGCCGAAGAGGTAAATCGAGAGATTAGGTTAATCCTAAAAGAACCAGTTAGTATCTCCTTGCCCCAAAAGACTCTTTACCTTCCTTGGCGCAACATCATTTTCCTTCTCTTAATCCTCATCTTTTTCTTAATTTCCCTCCATTCCTTCCTCGTTCGGAGAAGAAACGCCCTCCCCCAAATCAAAGTGGGAAATAGCATCCCCTTAGAAGTAATTGAACAAGAAAAGGAAGAAAAATCATCACCCCAATTATCTCTTCTTCCCCAGGAAGAGAAGAAAGGAGATAAGAAGAGAGAAAAAAAGGAAGAGCCTCCGATTCCTTCTTCCCCAAGAGCCAAGCCGGATTATGGCTATTTGAAAATCCAGGTAGAACCTTGGGCAGATATCTATTGGGAGAATAGTTATCTCGGTCAGACCCCTTTTCCCTTTCCCATAAAATTACCGATAGGAAAGAGAAAGATAAAATTTAGCCATCCGGAATTTGGGGTCGTTGAGAAGGAAGTAGAAATCCTACCCGAAGAGACCACTCATATCTTATTTGACTTTAAGACCGTCCTTGGTGGTTTAAAGGTAATCGTCGAGCCCTGGGCGAGGATTTATCTTGATGGCAATGACAAAGGGGAAACACCAATGAGCATAATCTACCTTCCTCCGGGCCGGCACGAATTAAAGGTATTAAACCCCAATTTCCCCCCCTATGTTGAGACCTTAGAGATAAAATCCGGGGAAATAATAGAAAGAAGGATAAAATGGTAG